DNA sequence from the Thermococcus sp. genome:
CCCACTGGCTCAACCCCTACTTCATTGAGGGAACAAAGACTATTGCCTTTGAGGTTTTTGAGCAACTCGGCGTTCCCGACTACGTCCTATCACCGGTGGGCAGCGGGACGCTCTTCCTCGGCATCTGGAAAGGATTTTCGGAACTTATGAAGATGGGGTGGTTGATGAACTTCCGAGGCTCGTTGCCGTTCAAACTTCCGGCTACGAAAGCCTCTGCGAGCGTTCGTCGGTTAAAAGCCGCCTCGCGGAAGGGATAGCGATAACCGGGCCTCCACGACTGGAGGAGATGAGGGCAGTTCTTGATGAAACCGGAGGGACCTGCGTAAGCGTCGAGGATTCTGAAATAGAGTGGGCTTTAGAATGGCTCCGGGGGAAGGGTTTCATAGTGGAACCGACGTCTGCAACTGTCTTAGCTGCTCTGTGGGAGCTCCAGGAGAGCGGCTTTCTGCTACCTGGCTCAAGGGTTCTCCTCCCGCTCACCGGCTCGGGCCTCAAACTGACCTAAGGTATTTAGACCTTGAGGGTGATTAATCTTTGGGGGTGAGATCATGGAGGTAAGGTATCCTGCCGTCGCTGGCAGCTTCTACCCTTCGGGTGAAGACCTCGTGCTGATGCTGGGGGAGTTCTTCAGCGACCTCGGAGAGGAGGGCAGCGAGAGAAGGATAACAGCCGGCGTTGCACCCCATGCAGGCTACGTCTTCTCGGGCTACACGGCTTCGAGAACATACAAGGCTATCTTTGAGGACGGCCTGCCCGAGACCTTCGTAATCCTCGGGCCGAACCATACCGGCCTCGGTTCACCGATAGCAATCTATCCTTCCGGAAAATGGCGCACACCGCTCGGTGACGTCGGGGTTGATTCCGAGATGGCAAAGGCAATAGCCAAGCTCTCGGGTATAGCGGATTTAGACGAGCTGGCCCACAAATACGAGCACTCGATAGAGGTTCAGCTTCCCTTCATCCAGTACCTGGCTGAAAAAGCTGGGAAGGAAGTCAAAATCGTGCCGATAGCCCTCGGCATTCAGGATGAGGAGGTTTCCAAAGACCTCGGAAAAGCTATCCTTGAAGCCTCTAAGGAGCTCGGCAGGGACGTCCTCGTTATTGCCAGCACGGACTTCATGCACTACGGTCCGGTTTACGGCTACGTACCCTTCAGGGCCAGAGCCGATGAGCTTCCCCACAGGATAAAGGAGTGGGACTTCAGGGTGATAAGGAGAATCCTCGACTTCGACGTTGGGGGCATGTTCGGGGAGCTCCGCGAGATGGACCACACCATGTGCGGGCCCGGTGGAGTTGGGACTGCTATGGTTTATTCCCGCCTTGCTGGAGCGCTTGAGGCGGAGCTGCTCCACTACACAACGAGCTACGAGATCAGCAGGAGTACCGAGGCGGTTGTCGGCTATGCGAGCATCGCGATGTGGAAGTGATCTTATCCCTTTTGCCATCTTTTCAAAAATGTCACAAAATGGGAAAGATAATGCCTCAGAAGGCCGCCTTGTGGTGCTGGCGCTTGACCTTCCAGCTGAAGAACCTGTAGGCGGCCCTCTTGGTCAAGTCCTCTATGACAAACCATATCAGGCAGTAGACCCAAACGAAGGCTACATATTTCCAGCCAGCTGCCGTGACACCCCATCCGTATGCTACCATCAACGTGGCGAGTAGCTTTGTTCCTACAGCACTCCAGAGGAGCCACTTGCCCGGTATTATGCTCCAGAACGGTCCCCTTGTCCTGGTGACGAATATGGTTAGATGGCCGGCAACGGCCAATTTAAGGAAGATGAGGCTCTGAAGAAGTGCCAGCCCCGCCGACGTGGTCAGTGAAATGTGGAAGTAGTCCACCATTATCACGAGCAGGAGGAAGGTCTCTATGACCCCCATGCTGCCTATGATGGTGGACACGGTTAGGACTTCCTTGATGTTCCACTTCTCTGGCCAGCGGTTGATCTTGACGTTGTCGTACGCTATCGTGATTATTGGAAGGTCGTTGAGGAGCGCCAGGAGTATTATCATGGCCGCGGTTATCGGGTAGAAGTTGTAGACCAGTATACTCAGTGTTATGAAGAACAGGACCCTTATGGTCTCCGTAATGCGGTAGATAACGTAACTGTGCATTCTCTGGAATATCTTCCTCGCCTCAACGATCGCGTTTTTGATGGTGCCTATACCTGGTGCCAGCAGAGCTATGTCTGCGGCCGCCCTGGCAGCGTCCGTTGCCCCGGAGACTGCTATCCCCACGTTTGCCTGCTTCAGGGCGGGGGCATCGTTGACGCCGTCACCGGTCATGGCGACTTTGTGGCCCGCCTTCTGAAGCGCCTTGACTATCCTGAATTTGTGCTCGGGATAGACTTGGGCAAAGCCATCTGCCTCCTCGCAGAGTCCCATAAGTTCGTGTTCCCTAGCATTTTCAAGCTCCTCCGCCGTGTGTATCTTTGTCCCTATGCTCAGTATCTTGGCTATCTCTCTGGCTATCGCTATATGGTCGCCGGTTATCATCTTAACCCGTATCCCGTTTCTCTGAAGGAACTTGACGGTCTCAGCAGAGTCATCGCGTGGCGGGTCGAAGAGCGGTATCAATCCCACGAATCTCCAGCCGTCTCCAAGGTCAACGGCGACCCCAAGGGTTCTGTATCCCCTCTTGGCAAGTTCCTCCACCTTTGTCATAACCTCCCTTGTGAGGTTCTCGTCTGCTTTCGCCATTTTGAGTATAACCTGGGGGGCGCCCTTGGCCGTCTTGAAGTGCCTTCCATCGCATTCCACCTCAGCTTCAGTGTGCTTTATGACCGGATCGAAGGGCACGAACTTCAGCTGTCTGCATCCCCTGAGTTTTTCCTTGTCCTTAACTGCCTTTAGTACTGCGAGGTCTATGGGGTCCTTGTTCTCCTCCTTGCTGGCCAGGGCGGCGTAGAACAGCATGTCTTCAACGCTGAATCCGTTCCATGAAACAGGCTGTTCGACTGTGAGCTGGTTCTTGGTGAGGGTGCCCGTTTTGTCCGCGCACAGGGTGTCCACCGAGGCCAGCTCCTCTATCGCGACGAGTTTTGTGACTATGGCCTGCTTCTTGGCCAGTTCGTATGCCCCTATGGCCATTGTGATGCTCATTACCGCCGGCAACGCCGCTGGAATCGCTGCTACCGTTAAGACGAGAGCAAACCGGAGGAGGTCCAGGAAGGGCTTTCCACGATGGAGCTCCACTATGAACATTATGCTTATCATCACGATGCTAAGCACAATCAGGTAATTTCCTATGTTGATGACGAGTTTCTGATATTCGCTCGTCGTTCTGGCGGTCTGCACGAGCTGGACTGTTCTTCCGAAGTACGTGCTCATTCCCGTGGCCACAACGACGCCTGTCATCTCACCGCGCTTGACTATTGAACCGCTGTAAACCACTGCACCGGCCTTTTTCGTCACCGGGACGCTCTCACCAGTGAG
Encoded proteins:
- a CDS encoding MEMO1 family protein, encoding MEVRYPAVAGSFYPSGEDLVLMLGEFFSDLGEEGSERRITAGVAPHAGYVFSGYTASRTYKAIFEDGLPETFVILGPNHTGLGSPIAIYPSGKWRTPLGDVGVDSEMAKAIAKLSGIADLDELAHKYEHSIEVQLPFIQYLAEKAGKEVKIVPIALGIQDEEVSKDLGKAILEASKELGRDVLVIASTDFMHYGPVYGYVPFRARADELPHRIKEWDFRVIRRILDFDVGGMFGELREMDHTMCGPGGVGTAMVYSRLAGALEAELLHYTTSYEISRSTEAVVGYASIAMWK
- a CDS encoding plasma-membrane proton-efflux P-type ATPase, translated to MVEDRLQDIAQKAKHMKAEDVLRYLNVDPKTGLSEEEVKRRLQEVGPNEIPEKKVSPLRKFLSYFWGPIPWMIEIAAVLSAVVRHWEDFWIILSLLIINGVVGFWQEHKAENIMEYLKQKLALEVRVLRNGQWKTIPARELVPGDIVRLRMGDVIPADIKLIEGDFLTVDESALTGESVPVTKKAGAVVYSGSIVKRGEMTGVVVATGMSTYFGRTVQLVQTARTTSEYQKLVINIGNYLIVLSIVMISIMFIVELHRGKPFLDLLRFALVLTVAAIPAALPAVMSITMAIGAYELAKKQAIVTKLVAIEELASVDTLCADKTGTLTKNQLTVEQPVSWNGFSVEDMLFYAALASKEENKDPIDLAVLKAVKDKEKLRGCRQLKFVPFDPVIKHTEAEVECDGRHFKTAKGAPQVILKMAKADENLTREVMTKVEELAKRGYRTLGVAVDLGDGWRFVGLIPLFDPPRDDSAETVKFLQRNGIRVKMITGDHIAIAREIAKILSIGTKIHTAEELENAREHELMGLCEEADGFAQVYPEHKFRIVKALQKAGHKVAMTGDGVNDAPALKQANVGIAVSGATDAARAAADIALLAPGIGTIKNAIVEARKIFQRMHSYVIYRITETIRVLFFITLSILVYNFYPITAAMIILLALLNDLPIITIAYDNVKINRWPEKWNIKEVLTVSTIIGSMGVIETFLLLVIMVDYFHISLTTSAGLALLQSLIFLKLAVAGHLTIFVTRTRGPFWSIIPGKWLLWSAVGTKLLATLMVAYGWGVTAAGWKYVAFVWVYCLIWFVIEDLTKRAAYRFFSWKVKRQHHKAAF